In one Tepidisphaeraceae bacterium genomic region, the following are encoded:
- the gap gene encoding type I glyceraldehyde-3-phosphate dehydrogenase → MALKIGINGFGRIGRLVFRAGVKNPNVQFVGINDLVPPDNLAYLLKHDSTHGKYDGTVEAKEDGIVVDGKFIPCFAVRNPAELPWGKVGADYVIESTGLFTDFAGAENHIKAGAKRVIISAPTKDPEKVKTLLVGVNHNSFDPATHTVVSNASCTTNCLAPIAKVINDKFGLAEGLMTTVHATTATQPTVDGPSKKDWRGGRGAGQNIIPAATGAAKAVTLVLPELKGKLTGMAFRIPTPDVSVVDLTFKTEKATSYEEIAAAMKAASESGDLKGILGYTDEEVVSTDFLHDPRSSIFDKGAGIELNKNFFKVVSWYDNEWGYSNRVIDLALSMGKKENIVK, encoded by the coding sequence ATGGCATTGAAAATCGGCATCAACGGGTTTGGTCGCATCGGTCGTCTGGTCTTCCGCGCGGGCGTGAAGAACCCGAACGTGCAGTTCGTGGGCATCAACGATCTCGTCCCGCCGGACAACCTCGCCTACCTGCTGAAGCACGACAGCACGCACGGCAAGTACGATGGCACCGTGGAGGCCAAGGAGGACGGCATCGTCGTCGACGGGAAGTTCATCCCGTGCTTCGCGGTCCGCAACCCCGCCGAGCTGCCTTGGGGCAAGGTTGGCGCCGATTACGTGATCGAGAGCACTGGCCTGTTCACCGACTTCGCCGGCGCTGAGAACCACATCAAGGCGGGCGCCAAGCGCGTGATCATCTCGGCCCCCACTAAGGACCCCGAGAAGGTCAAGACGCTGCTGGTCGGCGTGAACCACAACAGCTTTGACCCCGCGACGCACACGGTCGTCAGCAACGCCAGCTGCACGACGAACTGCCTGGCCCCGATCGCCAAGGTGATCAACGACAAGTTCGGCTTAGCCGAAGGCCTGATGACGACCGTGCACGCCACGACCGCCACTCAGCCGACCGTCGACGGTCCTTCGAAGAAGGATTGGCGCGGTGGCCGCGGCGCCGGGCAGAACATCATTCCCGCTGCCACGGGCGCGGCCAAGGCCGTCACGCTCGTGCTGCCGGAACTGAAGGGCAAGCTGACGGGCATGGCCTTCCGCATTCCCACGCCCGACGTCTCGGTGGTCGATTTGACCTTCAAGACCGAAAAGGCCACCAGCTACGAAGAGATCGCCGCGGCCATGAAGGCCGCCAGCGAGAGCGGTGACCTGAAGGGCATCCTGGGTTACACCGACGAAGAGGTCGTCTCGACCGACTTCCTCCACGACCCGCGCAGCAGCATCTTCGACAAGGGCGCCGGCATCGAGCTGAACAAGAACTTCTTCAAGGTCGTCAGCTGGTACGACAACGAATGGGGTTACAGCAACCGCGTGATCGACCTGGCGCTGTCGATGGGCAAGAAGGAAAACATCGTCAAGTAG
- a CDS encoding alpha/beta fold hydrolase, whose product MASQTPAISRAFDDVGSGAALVLLHGFPLDRRIWSHQVAKLSGSMRVIAPDLRGFGENTDEGPFSLDELADDVKRLIDSLGLDKVVLAGLSMGGYVAAAFAVRYPQSLRGLILIDTKTEADTPEGKAGRDKMIALANEKGSAAVAEQMLPKMLAPEALNANGPAVAQLRQMMEACPPATIAHALAAMRERPDRTADLVRLAVPTLIVVGQHDAIIPPATAAALASKIPGARAHEVAGAGHMAPFESPQDVNGAIRDFVTPLV is encoded by the coding sequence ATGGCCAGTCAGACACCGGCAATCTCACGGGCGTTCGACGATGTGGGCAGCGGTGCCGCCTTGGTGTTGCTGCACGGTTTTCCGCTGGATCGACGCATCTGGTCGCATCAGGTGGCGAAGCTATCGGGCTCGATGCGCGTCATCGCGCCCGATCTGCGCGGCTTCGGCGAGAACACGGATGAAGGTCCGTTTTCGCTCGACGAACTCGCCGACGACGTGAAACGGCTGATCGATTCGCTGGGGCTGGATAAGGTCGTCCTTGCCGGACTTTCAATGGGCGGTTACGTGGCGGCCGCGTTCGCGGTGCGGTATCCGCAGTCGCTGCGCGGCTTGATCCTGATCGACACGAAAACCGAGGCCGACACGCCCGAAGGCAAGGCGGGGCGCGACAAGATGATCGCGCTGGCCAACGAAAAGGGCAGCGCCGCCGTCGCGGAACAGATGCTGCCGAAGATGCTGGCCCCAGAGGCGCTGAACGCCAACGGCCCGGCCGTCGCGCAACTACGGCAGATGATGGAGGCCTGCCCACCGGCCACCATTGCCCACGCCCTGGCCGCGATGCGCGAGCGCCCCGACCGCACCGCCGACCTCGTCCGGCTCGCGGTGCCGACGCTGATCGTCGTCGGCCAGCACGACGCCATCATCCCACCCGCCACCGCCGCCGCGCTGGCGAGTAAGATCCCCGGCGCCCGCGCACACGAGGTCGCTGGGGCCGGTCACATGGCGCCGTTCGAATCGCCGCAGGACGTGAACGGCGCGATACGCGATTTCGTTACCCCGCTTGTATGA
- a CDS encoding sialate O-acetylesterase translates to MNMSIVASVAALALSSVAVAAVELPAIISDNMVLQRSAKTPLWGTADAGEKIKVTFNNVTADTVADDKGKWRVNLDLESMAANGPFDLTIAGTNTITVRNVLVGEVWLCSGQSNMEWSVANSNDAKNEIAAANFPEIRQFRVKKVIANEPMQELSGTWVAAAPSSIPSFTAVGYYFGREVHQKTGKPVGLINSSWGGTIAEAWTSEPQLKTDERYHASIERRNQTAANPEKAMAKYKAETEAWERRNADTGANKGEEAGWMNADHDTSDWKSMELPIPWQQADVNHNGIIWFRKTIDVPTGAAGKPATLALGAIDDFDTTYVNGKEVGKTGVSTPNFWSHPRKYELPVGTLKAGKNVIAVRVVDIGGHGGFYGPADAMKLTTANGDQALTGPWQYTVERVIDPKTIPPRPAEPATKSPNQPAVLYNGMIAPVVPYGIRGAIWYQGESNAGRPAEYADLMKLLVEGWRKDWDRGDFSFYIVQLANFMKRSEQPNDTNWAKLRQAQAEVAHSLPNSGLAVTIDIGDEKDIHPRNKQDVGKRLSAIALAKDYGQDVEYAGPTFENLGSTGDKLRVRFSHADGLTTTDGAAPKGFAVAGDDGKFVWADAKIDGQAVVLSAEGVESPTSVRYAWGDNPEVNLKNAAGFPAVPFKATK, encoded by the coding sequence ATGAACATGTCGATCGTGGCGAGTGTGGCGGCATTGGCGTTGTCGTCGGTGGCAGTGGCGGCGGTGGAACTACCGGCCATCATTTCCGACAACATGGTCCTGCAGCGGTCGGCGAAGACCCCGCTCTGGGGCACGGCCGATGCGGGCGAGAAGATCAAGGTGACGTTTAACAACGTCACCGCCGACACGGTTGCCGACGACAAGGGCAAGTGGCGCGTCAACCTCGATCTTGAATCGATGGCCGCCAATGGCCCGTTCGACCTGACGATCGCCGGCACGAACACGATCACGGTGCGCAACGTGCTGGTGGGCGAGGTTTGGCTTTGCTCCGGTCAGTCGAACATGGAATGGAGCGTGGCCAACAGCAACGATGCGAAGAATGAGATCGCGGCTGCCAACTTTCCGGAGATCCGCCAGTTCCGTGTGAAGAAGGTGATCGCGAACGAACCCATGCAGGAGTTGAGCGGCACTTGGGTCGCCGCGGCACCCAGCAGCATCCCGTCCTTCACCGCGGTTGGTTACTACTTTGGTCGCGAGGTTCATCAGAAAACCGGCAAGCCGGTGGGGCTGATCAACTCGTCGTGGGGCGGCACGATCGCCGAGGCATGGACGAGCGAGCCCCAGTTGAAGACCGACGAGCGTTACCACGCGTCGATCGAGCGCCGGAATCAGACCGCTGCCAACCCCGAGAAGGCCATGGCCAAGTACAAGGCCGAAACCGAAGCGTGGGAGCGGCGCAACGCGGATACCGGTGCCAACAAGGGCGAGGAAGCCGGCTGGATGAACGCCGACCACGACACCAGCGACTGGAAGTCGATGGAGCTGCCGATACCCTGGCAGCAGGCGGACGTAAACCACAACGGCATCATCTGGTTCCGCAAGACAATCGACGTGCCCACCGGCGCCGCCGGCAAGCCCGCGACGTTGGCGTTAGGCGCGATCGACGACTTCGACACGACCTACGTCAATGGTAAGGAGGTGGGCAAGACCGGCGTGAGCACGCCGAACTTCTGGTCGCACCCGCGCAAGTACGAACTGCCCGTCGGCACGTTGAAGGCGGGTAAGAACGTGATCGCGGTGCGCGTGGTCGACATCGGTGGCCACGGTGGCTTTTATGGCCCCGCCGACGCGATGAAACTAACGACGGCCAATGGCGACCAGGCGCTGACCGGGCCGTGGCAGTACACGGTTGAGAGGGTGATCGACCCGAAGACGATCCCGCCCCGCCCGGCCGAGCCGGCGACGAAGAGCCCGAACCAACCGGCGGTGCTGTACAACGGCATGATCGCGCCGGTCGTCCCTTACGGCATTCGCGGCGCGATCTGGTATCAGGGCGAAAGCAACGCCGGTCGGCCCGCAGAATACGCAGACCTGATGAAGCTGCTGGTTGAGGGGTGGCGCAAGGATTGGGATCGCGGCGACTTTTCGTTCTACATCGTGCAGTTGGCGAACTTCATGAAGCGCAGCGAGCAACCGAACGACACCAATTGGGCCAAGCTGCGTCAGGCGCAGGCCGAGGTAGCGCACTCGCTGCCCAACAGCGGCTTGGCCGTCACGATCGACATTGGTGACGAGAAGGACATTCACCCGCGCAACAAGCAGGACGTGGGCAAGCGGCTGTCCGCCATCGCGCTGGCGAAGGACTACGGGCAGGACGTCGAGTACGCCGGTCCGACCTTCGAGAACCTGGGAAGCACGGGCGACAAACTGCGCGTGCGCTTCTCGCACGCCGACGGCTTAACAACGACCGATGGTGCGGCGCCCAAGGGTTTCGCGGTCGCCGGTGACGACGGCAAGTTCGTCTGGGCCGACGCGAAGATCGACGGCCAGGCGGTGGTCCTGTCGGCCGAGGGTGTCGAGTCGCCCACTAGCGTCCGCTACGCCTGGGGCGACAACCCCGAGGTGAACCTGAAGAACGCCGCTGGTTTCCCCGCGGTGCCGTTTAAGGCGACGAAGTAG
- a CDS encoding pseudouridine synthase produces MKERIQKVLANAGVASRRSVEEMIRQGRVAVNGTTMTELPILINPAKDKVTVDEEPVKLVSREGKESTERFYLLMNKPKGVVSTNVAQGEQTRAIDLLPPGHPRVYPVGRLDAESKGLLFLTNDGELTNRLTHPRYGVPKTYRAVVDGFVTGEVIEELGKGVWLADRETGAGFKTARTMAKVVKRGRDSSVLEVTLREGRNRQVRRMLAKLGHKVRDLTRVRMGPLTLEGLNVGHVRALTPREVKELKKFGQEVNERAAKRAETGAAAAHTTRKAPPRAPRSAPSGPRSASPSLRTAPPGPRSGRPARAGRPRNNRM; encoded by the coding sequence GTGAAAGAACGCATTCAAAAAGTACTCGCCAATGCCGGTGTCGCCTCGCGGCGGAGCGTCGAAGAGATGATTCGCCAGGGTCGCGTCGCGGTGAACGGCACGACGATGACCGAGCTGCCGATCCTCATCAATCCCGCCAAAGATAAGGTGACGGTCGACGAGGAACCGGTGAAGCTGGTCTCGCGCGAGGGGAAGGAATCCACCGAGCGGTTCTACCTGCTGATGAACAAGCCAAAGGGCGTGGTCAGCACGAACGTCGCCCAGGGCGAGCAGACGCGCGCGATCGACCTGCTGCCGCCGGGCCACCCGCGGGTCTATCCGGTGGGGCGGCTGGATGCGGAATCGAAGGGGCTGCTGTTCCTCACCAACGATGGAGAACTTACCAACCGGCTCACCCACCCGCGGTACGGCGTTCCGAAAACCTACCGGGCGGTGGTCGACGGGTTCGTGACCGGGGAGGTCATCGAAGAACTGGGCAAAGGTGTCTGGCTGGCCGACCGCGAAACCGGGGCGGGTTTCAAGACCGCCCGCACGATGGCGAAAGTGGTCAAACGTGGACGCGATTCGAGTGTCCTAGAGGTGACGCTGCGTGAAGGTCGCAACCGGCAGGTCCGCCGCATGCTGGCCAAGCTGGGGCACAAGGTGCGAGACCTGACGCGCGTGCGCATGGGCCCGCTGACGTTGGAAGGCCTGAATGTTGGCCACGTGCGGGCGCTAACGCCGCGCGAAGTGAAGGAACTGAAGAAGTTCGGTCAGGAGGTCAACGAACGGGCCGCCAAGCGGGCTGAGACTGGCGCGGCCGCAGCGCATACCACTCGCAAAGCGCCACCGCGAGCGCCGCGGTCGGCACCGTCTGGTCCGCGTTCGGCATCGCCTAGTCTACGGACTGCACCGCCCGGTCCACGGTCAGGCCGGCCTGCCCGGGCGGGACGGCCACGGAACAACAGGATGTGA
- a CDS encoding SpoIIE family protein phosphatase codes for MGEQQPEHLHLTDFMDLPTLQEIQDSFAAVASVRATITDADGKILTSPTPTKEFLRRQGAIADAEERDVADGPQREGGEYVAPIIVNNQRLGTIRMSPNGTIGGLDDEKARALGEKFGLDARQMKALISQLTRSARTRPAAIQFMFLLANAVARMCFQEYQLRQRIHELTAVYNVTMMLADARDLQRVLDRTAKIVCELMDAKASSIRLIDRDKDELVIKAVFNLSQQYLNKGPIRMSTAEIDRLALSPQGAEYVRDMTDDPRVQYPQESRREGVVSMLSVGMRYKGRPIGVLRVYTEKEQSFSPLKIDLLKAVAAQAAAAIENARLLQETIEAEALEKQVQMAAEVQMRMIPDKPPILPNVQLSCVYVPCFELGGDFYDTIELPDDNVGLVVADVSGKGVPASLIMASVRAALRAQVDNVYYLYEVIRRLNLMLYRDTKPSEFVTVFYGVLDARARRLTYCNAGHPPALVLRNGEIIELAGENMVLGVDPNEEFKQSFMDLQSGDLLLLYTDGLPDGMNFQNETFGRQRVIDAFRKGGDTAEVVAQNILWELRKFVGMSKRTDDVTMVVAKIS; via the coding sequence ATGGGCGAGCAACAACCAGAGCATCTGCATTTGACCGACTTCATGGATCTGCCCACGCTGCAGGAGATCCAGGACAGCTTCGCGGCCGTCGCGTCGGTGCGCGCCACCATTACGGATGCGGATGGGAAGATCCTGACGTCCCCCACGCCGACGAAGGAGTTCCTGCGCCGCCAGGGCGCGATCGCCGACGCCGAGGAGCGCGACGTCGCCGACGGTCCGCAGCGCGAGGGGGGCGAGTACGTCGCGCCGATCATCGTCAACAACCAGCGGCTCGGCACGATCCGCATGAGCCCCAACGGCACGATCGGTGGGCTGGACGACGAGAAGGCCCGCGCGCTCGGTGAGAAGTTCGGCTTGGACGCCCGCCAGATGAAGGCGCTGATCAGCCAGCTCACCCGCTCGGCCCGCACGCGGCCGGCGGCCATTCAGTTCATGTTCCTGCTGGCCAACGCGGTGGCGCGCATGTGCTTTCAGGAGTATCAGCTGCGCCAGCGCATCCACGAGCTGACGGCCGTCTACAACGTGACGATGATGCTCGCCGACGCGCGCGACCTGCAGCGCGTGCTCGACCGCACCGCCAAGATCGTGTGCGAACTGATGGACGCGAAGGCGTCGTCGATCCGGCTCATCGATCGCGATAAGGACGAGCTGGTCATCAAGGCCGTCTTCAATTTATCGCAGCAGTACCTGAACAAGGGCCCGATCCGCATGAGCACCGCCGAGATCGATCGGCTGGCGCTGAGCCCGCAGGGGGCCGAGTACGTGCGCGACATGACCGACGACCCGCGCGTGCAGTACCCGCAGGAAAGCCGGCGCGAGGGCGTGGTGTCCATGCTGTCGGTCGGCATGCGCTATAAGGGCCGGCCGATCGGCGTGCTGCGCGTCTACACGGAAAAGGAGCAGTCGTTCAGCCCGCTGAAGATCGATCTGCTGAAGGCCGTCGCCGCCCAGGCCGCGGCGGCGATCGAGAACGCGCGGCTATTGCAGGAGACGATCGAGGCGGAAGCGCTGGAAAAACAGGTCCAGATGGCGGCCGAAGTGCAGATGCGGATGATCCCGGACAAGCCGCCGATCCTGCCGAACGTACAGCTGTCGTGCGTCTACGTCCCCTGCTTCGAGCTGGGCGGCGACTTCTACGACACGATCGAGCTGCCGGACGATAACGTCGGCCTCGTCGTCGCCGACGTCAGCGGCAAGGGCGTGCCGGCGTCGCTCATCATGGCCAGCGTGCGCGCGGCGCTGCGGGCACAGGTGGACAACGTCTATTACCTGTACGAGGTCATCCGCCGGCTGAACCTCATGCTCTACCGCGACACGAAGCCGAGCGAGTTCGTGACGGTCTTCTACGGCGTGCTGGATGCGCGGGCCAGGCGCCTGACCTACTGCAACGCGGGCCACCCGCCGGCCCTGGTGCTGCGCAACGGTGAGATCATCGAGCTGGCCGGCGAGAACATGGTGCTGGGCGTCGACCCGAACGAGGAGTTCAAGCAGTCCTTCATGGACCTGCAGAGCGGCGACCTGCTGCTGCTCTACACCGATGGTCTGCCCGACGGCATGAACTTCCAGAACGAAACCTTCGGCCGCCAACGCGTCATCGACGCCTTCCGCAAAGGCGGCGACACCGCCGAGGTGGTCGCGCAGAACATCCTCTGGGAACTCCGCAAGTTCGTCGGCATGAGCAAACGCACCGACGACGTGACGATGGTCGTCGCCAAGATCAGCTGA
- a CDS encoding HEAT repeat domain-containing protein: MARDWLNAMMLATAVCAATPIVSLGQAVTETSPGAAVTASTTPSARPLPEAIQSDIQQLGQTINDPVATQGQRDEAARRLTERATSAAMAQLRAVLTDTSNVRGQIAVAAALADNPPVDESFVDPLTKLLGGDVRLAGAVASALAAYKDNPEALRALVTFARNAPAGADARQREAARIAVIGALGLLTDKRAAAALVELQQSDLESEAIRAAAAEALGVLTGHRDWGRDGQRWSRWWAEAGQQNDTAFRAAVLASRANRSDVLSRREQALATRLRLVMSEQYLAMPRAQKDSALAKYLSDDSPTVRALGASLVGDDARGANAPSPATRERMRTMVGDSDPAVRIEVALTLRAVNDREAIEPLRVQLAQETHVDALMAQLVTLGFVGDARAAGSILPFLDSPSDAIALVAVRAMGQLGATMRETDPAAATEARTRLVAVLRGRAAKAGAETLRAATVTALAPIADASLTPTFIQLLNPREARTVRVAALNAMAVVGDPKAADRLSDLFDPATTEREVRLAAVRTMGSVGSFDYVSLLLRRMNRADEPDDEIRAAASASVNRVLPSGDKRGLKQLADQFRQNPALRLSVLKVLVDKLQQEGRQPNDSDLALEQQNLGEVQAQVGQHREAAGSFKAALDFWVAQNQPAPAVVETLIGQYLQSLLKSVQYPEAARFATDTIGRDTANMPTVFQEVRREADALRTNGDLAGALRLVGTFKGLRLGPYNNRLEEMERDLQQELNAKTNTRPSGNATVPDHREYFAIVQQRTMA; encoded by the coding sequence ATGGCACGAGACTGGCTCAACGCGATGATGCTGGCAACCGCGGTTTGCGCGGCCACGCCCATCGTGTCGCTGGGTCAAGCGGTCACTGAAACCTCGCCGGGCGCTGCAGTTACGGCCTCCACCACGCCCTCGGCCCGCCCGCTGCCCGAGGCAATCCAAAGCGATATTCAACAGCTGGGTCAGACGATCAACGACCCCGTGGCCACCCAGGGCCAGCGCGACGAGGCTGCCCGCCGGCTCACCGAGCGCGCGACGTCGGCGGCGATGGCTCAGTTGCGGGCCGTCCTGACCGACACCAGCAACGTGCGTGGCCAGATCGCCGTCGCGGCCGCGCTGGCGGACAACCCGCCGGTCGACGAGTCGTTCGTCGATCCCCTTACGAAATTGCTGGGCGGTGATGTCCGTCTGGCGGGCGCGGTCGCCAGCGCGCTCGCTGCGTATAAGGACAACCCTGAAGCGCTGCGTGCCCTCGTGACGTTCGCCCGCAACGCCCCGGCCGGTGCCGACGCACGGCAGCGCGAGGCGGCCCGCATCGCCGTGATCGGCGCGCTGGGCCTGCTGACCGACAAGCGTGCCGCCGCGGCGCTGGTGGAACTTCAGCAGAGCGATCTAGAATCCGAGGCCATCCGCGCCGCCGCCGCCGAGGCGCTCGGGGTGCTCACCGGTCATCGCGATTGGGGTCGCGATGGGCAGCGTTGGTCGCGCTGGTGGGCTGAGGCTGGCCAGCAGAACGACACGGCGTTCCGCGCCGCCGTGTTGGCATCCCGGGCCAACCGCTCTGACGTGCTCTCGCGCCGCGAGCAGGCGCTGGCGACGCGCCTGCGATTGGTGATGAGCGAGCAGTACCTGGCCATGCCCCGTGCACAGAAGGATTCAGCTCTGGCCAAATATCTGTCCGACGACAGCCCGACCGTGCGGGCGCTGGGCGCCTCGCTGGTGGGGGACGACGCGCGCGGCGCAAACGCGCCGTCGCCGGCCACGCGCGAGCGAATGCGGACCATGGTCGGCGACAGCGACCCGGCCGTCCGCATCGAGGTGGCGTTGACGCTGCGCGCGGTGAACGACCGCGAGGCGATCGAGCCGCTGCGCGTTCAACTGGCGCAGGAGACGCACGTCGACGCGCTCATGGCGCAGCTGGTGACGCTTGGATTCGTGGGCGACGCGCGGGCGGCAGGGTCGATCCTGCCGTTCCTGGATAGCCCATCCGACGCCATCGCGCTGGTGGCCGTTCGTGCGATGGGGCAACTGGGCGCTACGATGCGCGAGACGGACCCGGCCGCTGCGACCGAGGCGCGCACTCGACTGGTCGCCGTGTTGCGCGGCCGCGCCGCCAAGGCCGGCGCCGAGACGCTGCGGGCCGCCACCGTGACCGCCCTGGCGCCGATCGCCGACGCGTCGCTCACGCCCACGTTTATCCAGTTGCTGAACCCGCGCGAGGCGCGCACCGTCCGCGTGGCCGCGCTGAACGCGATGGCCGTCGTGGGTGACCCGAAGGCCGCCGACCGGTTGTCAGACCTGTTCGACCCGGCCACCACCGAGCGTGAGGTGCGGCTGGCGGCCGTTCGCACCATGGGCTCGGTCGGCAGCTTCGACTACGTCTCGCTGCTGCTGCGACGCATGAACCGCGCGGACGAGCCCGACGACGAGATCCGTGCCGCGGCCAGCGCGTCCGTCAACCGCGTGTTGCCCAGCGGTGACAAGCGCGGCCTGAAGCAGTTAGCCGACCAGTTCCGCCAAAATCCGGCGCTGCGGCTGAGCGTGCTGAAGGTGCTCGTCGACAAACTGCAGCAGGAAGGCCGCCAACCCAACGATTCGGACCTGGCGCTAGAACAGCAGAACCTCGGCGAGGTGCAGGCACAGGTCGGCCAGCACCGTGAGGCCGCGGGATCGTTCAAGGCGGCGCTGGACTTCTGGGTCGCCCAGAATCAGCCGGCGCCCGCGGTCGTTGAGACGCTGATCGGCCAGTATCTGCAATCGCTGCTGAAGAGCGTGCAGTACCCCGAGGCCGCGCGGTTCGCCACCGACACGATCGGCCGCGACACCGCCAACATGCCCACCGTCTTCCAGGAGGTCCGCCGCGAGGCCGATGCGCTGCGCACCAACGGCGACCTCGCCGGCGCGCTGCGGCTGGTGGGGACGTTCAAGGGCCTGCGCCTCGGGCCGTACAACAACCGGCTGGAAGAGATGGAGCGCGACCTCCAGCAGGAACTGAACGCCAAGACCAACACGCGCCCCTCCGGCAACGCCACCGTGCCCGACCACCGCGAGTACTTCGCGATCGTGCAGCAGCGCACGATGGCTTAG
- a CDS encoding type I phosphomannose isomerase catalytic subunit, which yields MSLYPLMFKPRFVEKIWGGRKIETVLGKPLPSEKQVGESWEIYDFPPGVVDGSDRWVSAIVINGPLAGKTLHELVTAHGVALTGNVPLVGDHGQFPILIKYLDAREDLSVQVHPPQAYADAHPGAHLKTEAWYVVQNDPGSRLLKGLAPGVTREAFEKSIQDGTVESKIQAIPIKPGDCHYLPSGTVHALGAGILVAEVQTPSDTTFRVFDFNRIEPATGKPRALHVQQAMECIDFSGVDKTQQTRSHVAGYFTTVTRLVKSPFFQIEKVRMTEGVEEAVPYDEPVVWMMLEGKAEVRVDGIKEPTTISRGDTVLLPAAMKNPTIKTLADCVWLEVTFPTREG from the coding sequence ATGTCCCTCTACCCCTTGATGTTCAAACCCCGCTTCGTCGAGAAGATCTGGGGCGGGCGAAAAATTGAGACCGTCCTCGGCAAACCGCTGCCTAGCGAAAAGCAGGTCGGTGAAAGCTGGGAAATCTACGACTTCCCACCGGGCGTGGTGGACGGATCGGACCGCTGGGTGAGCGCGATTGTCATCAACGGCCCGCTGGCGGGGAAGACGCTGCACGAACTGGTGACGGCGCACGGCGTTGCGCTCACCGGCAATGTGCCGCTGGTGGGTGACCACGGTCAGTTTCCGATTTTGATCAAGTATCTCGACGCGCGGGAAGATCTGTCGGTGCAGGTCCATCCCCCGCAGGCATACGCCGACGCGCACCCCGGCGCGCACCTGAAAACCGAGGCGTGGTACGTTGTGCAGAACGATCCCGGCTCACGGCTGCTGAAGGGCTTGGCGCCTGGCGTCACGCGCGAAGCGTTCGAAAAGTCGATCCAAGACGGCACCGTCGAATCGAAGATCCAAGCCATCCCCATCAAGCCCGGCGATTGCCACTACCTGCCCAGCGGCACGGTGCACGCACTGGGCGCGGGCATTCTAGTAGCCGAGGTGCAGACGCCAAGCGACACCACGTTCCGCGTGTTCGACTTCAACCGCATCGAACCCGCCACCGGCAAGCCGCGGGCGTTGCACGTGCAACAGGCGATGGAGTGCATCGACTTCAGCGGTGTCGACAAGACGCAGCAGACGCGCTCGCACGTGGCCGGCTATTTCACCACGGTCACCCGGCTGGTGAAGTCGCCGTTCTTTCAGATCGAAAAAGTCCGCATGACCGAGGGCGTCGAGGAAGCGGTGCCGTACGACGAGCCGGTGGTCTGGATGATGTTGGAAGGGAAGGCCGAGGTACGCGTCGATGGCATCAAGGAACCGACCACCATCTCCCGTGGCGACACCGTCCTGCTGCCGGCGGCGATGAAGAACCCGACCATCAAAACGCTGGCCGACTGCGTCTGGCTGGAAGTGACGTTTCCCACACGCGAGGGGTAG